The following coding sequences are from one Candidatus Nitrohelix vancouverensis window:
- a CDS encoding response regulator: MISEDEILNARLLIVDDEPNNVFLLEQGLSKGGFKNLRSTTDPREALEIYPEFKPHLVLLDLKMPHMDGFQVMEKIKEIEENGYVSVLVLTAFIDRATRLKSLQHGARDFLTKPIDLMETICRVRNLVEVRLLNESLESKVRERTEELNATRIEIIRKLGRAAEYRDNETGMHVVRMSHFSASLAKHMGFDEAHCELILNASPMHDIGKIGIPDGILLHPGKLESEKWEKMKTHTEIGGLILDGSQHELLQLAQKIALSHHEKWDGSGYPEGLKGEDIPIEVRIISICDVFDALTSERPYKKAWPVEEALDFIKGQRELHFDPEVVDRFLEVMPEILEIKDKFRD, translated from the coding sequence ATGATTTCTGAAGATGAAATTCTGAACGCTAGGCTTTTAATCGTAGACGACGAGCCGAACAATGTCTTCCTTCTTGAGCAGGGCCTGAGTAAGGGCGGTTTTAAAAATTTGAGATCCACAACCGACCCTCGGGAGGCGCTTGAAATCTACCCTGAGTTCAAACCGCATTTGGTTCTGCTGGATTTGAAGATGCCGCATATGGACGGTTTTCAGGTCATGGAAAAAATCAAGGAAATTGAGGAGAACGGTTATGTCTCGGTCCTTGTATTGACGGCCTTTATTGACCGCGCAACCCGCCTCAAATCGCTACAGCATGGCGCGCGTGATTTTCTGACGAAACCGATTGATTTGATGGAGACAATTTGCCGCGTTCGCAATTTGGTGGAAGTGCGGCTGTTGAATGAAAGTCTGGAAAGCAAGGTGCGCGAGCGCACCGAAGAATTGAACGCGACTCGCATCGAGATCATTCGCAAGCTGGGGCGCGCGGCGGAATACCGCGATAATGAAACCGGCATGCACGTGGTGCGCATGAGTCATTTTTCCGCCTCACTGGCGAAGCACATGGGTTTCGACGAAGCGCATTGTGAATTGATCCTGAACGCCAGCCCCATGCACGATATTGGCAAGATCGGTATCCCGGACGGGATTCTCCTGCATCCTGGCAAGCTGGAGAGCGAGAAGTGGGAAAAAATGAAGACGCATACCGAAATCGGCGGCTTGATACTCGATGGCAGTCAGCATGAGTTGCTTCAACTGGCGCAAAAGATCGCCTTGTCTCATCATGAAAAATGGGATGGATCCGGCTACCCCGAAGGCTTGAAGGGGGAGGACATTCCCATTGAAGTGCGTATTATTTCCATCTGCGATGTTTTTGACGCTCTGACTTCGGAGCGGCCCTATAAAAAAGCCTGGCCGGTGGAAGAGGCTCTGGATTTCATTAAAGGGCAAAGAGAACTTCACTTTGACCCCGAAGTGGTGGATCGTTTCCTGGAAGTGATGCCGGAAATTTTGGAGATAAAGGATAAGTTTCGCGATTGA
- a CDS encoding response regulator: protein MKPKVLYVEDNKANLDLVKAIFRRRPELELISATDATVGIEMAQDQLPSLILMDINLPGMNGMDAFQRLREIQETQDIPVIALSANAMRSDIQACLDMGFAAYITKPIQIKEFLDKLDSILKP, encoded by the coding sequence ATGAAGCCGAAGGTTTTGTATGTTGAAGATAATAAGGCCAACCTGGATTTGGTCAAGGCGATCTTCCGCCGTCGCCCGGAGCTGGAGCTTATTTCGGCGACCGACGCCACCGTGGGAATCGAAATGGCTCAAGACCAGCTTCCAAGCCTGATTCTGATGGACATTAATTTACCGGGCATGAACGGCATGGACGCGTTCCAGCGCCTGCGGGAAATTCAGGAAACGCAGGACATCCCCGTCATTGCGCTCAGCGCCAATGCCATGCGTTCGGACATTCAGGCCTGCCTGGACATGGGCTTCGCCGCCTATATCACCAAGCCCATCCAAATCAAAGAGTTTCTTGATAAATTGGACTCCATCCTCAAGCCATAA